One Pseudonocardia abyssalis DNA segment encodes these proteins:
- a CDS encoding ArsR/SmtB family transcription factor, whose amino-acid sequence MTRDECELLCLDLPHAEEVRSRMPEEPTAAAARARALGDPTRLRVASALALGSELCVCDLAWVCGLAQNLVSHHVRLLRTAGLAVSRRDGKLVMYRLTPLGGALLTAVLGTDLEVGTGG is encoded by the coding sequence GTGACCCGCGACGAGTGCGAGCTGCTGTGTCTGGACCTCCCCCACGCCGAGGAGGTCCGGTCCCGGATGCCGGAGGAGCCGACGGCCGCGGCCGCGCGCGCACGGGCCCTGGGTGATCCGACGCGGCTGCGGGTCGCCTCGGCGCTGGCTCTGGGGTCGGAGCTGTGCGTCTGCGATCTCGCGTGGGTGTGCGGGCTCGCGCAGAACCTCGTCTCGCACCACGTACGGCTGCTGCGCACGGCCGGGCTCGCCGTGTCCCGGCGCGACGGGAAGCTCGTGATGTACCGGCTGACCCCGCTCGGCGGGGCACTGCTCACCGCCGTCCTCGGCACCGACCTGGAGGTGGGTACCGGTGGGTGA
- a CDS encoding MBL fold metallo-hydrolase produces the protein MIAFGPPRELPFWDHPEWGSLPLDPPFLTFADGVTLHVGDLRAEVRHVGTAAHTTNDSLVWFPERSTLFCGDLIFNGGTPFLLMGSVVGAIDVLENVVAPLGAATTVPGHGPVFHDRAPLDATLDYLRFVLDVAERGRAAGLTPLQAARDTDLGRFADWPDAERIVGNLHRAYAELDGGGRGVPVDVMAALGDMVTHNGGRPLTCLA, from the coding sequence ATGATCGCGTTCGGGCCGCCGCGGGAGCTCCCGTTCTGGGACCACCCGGAGTGGGGCTCGCTCCCGCTCGACCCGCCCTTCCTGACCTTCGCCGACGGCGTGACGCTGCACGTCGGCGACCTGCGCGCCGAGGTCCGGCACGTCGGGACCGCCGCGCACACCACCAACGACTCACTGGTGTGGTTCCCCGAGCGGTCCACGCTGTTCTGCGGCGACCTGATCTTCAACGGCGGCACGCCGTTCCTGCTCATGGGCTCGGTGGTCGGCGCGATCGACGTCCTGGAGAACGTGGTGGCACCGCTGGGCGCGGCCACGACCGTGCCCGGCCACGGTCCGGTCTTCCACGACCGCGCCCCGCTCGACGCCACCCTGGACTACCTGCGCTTCGTGCTCGACGTGGCCGAGCGGGGGCGTGCGGCCGGGCTCACCCCGCTGCAGGCGGCCCGCGACACCGACCTGGGCCGGTTCGCCGACTGGCCGGACGCGGAGCGGATCGTCGGGAACCTGCACCGCGCCTACGCCGAGCTCGACGGCGGCGGGCGCGGCGTCCCGGTCGACGTGATGGCGGCGCTGGGCGACATGGTCACCCACAACGGGGGGAGGCCGCTGACCTGCCTGGCCTGA
- a CDS encoding MBL fold metallo-hydrolase, translating to MSAHSHDVTVPGPPRLEEVSDGIFAYVQPDGTWWINNTGFAVGPQGVVAVDSCSTERRTRAFVDAITSVTSAPVRTLVNTHHHGDHTWATPCSALPRSSPTSAPATR from the coding sequence GTGAGCGCGCACTCCCATGACGTCACCGTGCCCGGGCCACCCCGGCTGGAGGAGGTCTCGGACGGGATCTTCGCCTACGTCCAGCCGGACGGGACGTGGTGGATCAACAACACCGGCTTCGCGGTGGGCCCGCAGGGGGTGGTCGCCGTGGACTCCTGCTCCACCGAGCGCCGCACCCGCGCCTTCGTCGACGCCATCACCTCGGTGACCTCCGCCCCCGTCCGGACGCTGGTGAACACCCACCACCACGGCGACCACACCTGGGCAACGCCCTGTTCGGCGCTGCCACGATCGTCGCCCACGAGCGCGCCCGCGACGAGATGA
- a CDS encoding fumarylacetoacetate hydrolase family protein, with the protein MRWSSYAEADGTVRAAVWEGDHLHPAPAGTALVDLLGDDGTRLRAAADDALTGPAVDPATVTLLAPVPRPPSVRDFMAFEEHVVTASAAIGLTVDPLWYRQPVFYFTNPAALRGPHEPVAISPGSAAFDYELEVAAVIGREGADLSPEEALDHVAGYLVFCDWSARDLQGEEMKLNLGPAKGKDSASSCGPWMLTPDELPAAAAMTASVNGKPYSAGRLDALHWSFGEMIAYASRGTRVVPGDLIGSGTVGTGCILELSRVHGADAFPWLRPGDRVRLEVDGLGAVDAPIIEGAAVRPLRKDLA; encoded by the coding sequence ATGCGCTGGAGCAGCTACGCCGAGGCCGACGGCACCGTCCGCGCGGCGGTGTGGGAGGGCGACCACCTGCATCCCGCGCCCGCGGGCACCGCGCTGGTCGACCTGCTGGGCGACGACGGCACGCGGCTGCGCGCGGCCGCGGACGACGCGCTCACCGGCCCGGCCGTCGACCCGGCGACGGTGACGCTGCTGGCCCCGGTGCCGCGCCCGCCGTCGGTCCGCGACTTCATGGCGTTCGAGGAGCACGTGGTCACGGCCAGCGCCGCGATCGGGCTCACGGTCGACCCGCTGTGGTACCGCCAGCCCGTCTTCTACTTCACCAACCCCGCGGCCCTGCGCGGCCCGCACGAGCCGGTGGCGATCTCCCCCGGCAGCGCCGCGTTCGACTACGAGCTCGAAGTGGCAGCCGTCATCGGGCGGGAGGGGGCGGATCTGAGCCCGGAGGAGGCACTCGACCACGTCGCCGGCTACCTGGTGTTCTGCGACTGGAGCGCCCGGGACCTGCAGGGCGAGGAGATGAAGCTCAACCTCGGCCCCGCGAAGGGCAAGGACTCGGCGTCGAGCTGCGGGCCGTGGATGCTCACCCCCGACGAGCTGCCCGCGGCCGCGGCGATGACCGCGTCGGTCAACGGGAAGCCCTACAGCGCGGGCCGCCTCGACGCCCTGCACTGGAGCTTCGGCGAGATGATCGCCTACGCCTCGCGCGGCACCCGCGTCGTCCCCGGTGACCTGATCGGCAGCGGGACCGTCGGCACGGGCTGCATCCTCGAACTCTCCCGCGTCCACGGGGCCGACGCGTTCCCCTGGTTGCGCCCCGGCGACCGCGTCCGCCTCGAGGTCGACGGCCTGGGCGCCGTCGACGCCCCGATCATCGAGGGCGCCGCCGTGCGCCCGCTGCGGAAGGACCTCGCGTGA
- a CDS encoding LysR family transcriptional regulator, whose product MDVRSLRYAVTLADTLHFGRAAQAHWIAAQPFGRRIQALEREIGEPLFARTSRRVVLTPAGERFLPRARQVLAQLDALLAPAEGCRDEPGVLRIGVLGFGLADLWPDARELVGARLPDLALSTVELAWEDQYDAVRSGEVDVAIVHDVGGADDLVLDRALEMDRYAVVPVGSDLAGADRLTATDVDGRRWVSPVGGVPGLAEWGDTSGRRGSVDVRSPSGIPTAVATSGWLGLHGEPARRFFPHPGVRYVPMEGPGATVSVASRPDDRRESVAVFRAAAHAVAAVALPDRNRLGP is encoded by the coding sequence ATGGACGTCCGTTCGCTCCGGTACGCGGTGACGCTCGCCGACACCCTCCACTTCGGACGCGCGGCGCAGGCGCACTGGATCGCGGCGCAGCCCTTCGGCCGCCGCATCCAGGCCCTGGAACGCGAGATCGGCGAACCGCTGTTCGCCCGCACCAGCCGCCGCGTCGTGCTCACCCCGGCCGGCGAGCGCTTCCTCCCCCGGGCCCGACAGGTCCTGGCCCAGCTGGACGCGCTGCTCGCCCCGGCGGAGGGGTGCCGCGACGAGCCGGGCGTCCTGCGGATCGGGGTGCTCGGGTTCGGGCTCGCCGACCTGTGGCCCGACGCACGCGAGCTCGTCGGGGCGCGACTCCCGGACCTGGCCCTGTCGACGGTCGAGCTCGCCTGGGAGGACCAGTACGACGCCGTGCGATCCGGAGAGGTCGACGTCGCGATCGTCCACGACGTCGGCGGGGCGGACGACCTCGTCCTGGACCGGGCGCTGGAGATGGACCGCTACGCCGTCGTCCCGGTGGGGTCCGACCTCGCCGGGGCCGACCGGCTCACCGCGACGGACGTCGACGGGCGGCGGTGGGTCTCGCCGGTCGGCGGTGTCCCCGGACTGGCGGAGTGGGGCGACACCAGCGGCCGCCGCGGCAGCGTCGACGTCCGGTCACCGTCGGGGATCCCGACCGCGGTGGCCACGAGCGGCTGGCTCGGGCTGCACGGGGAGCCCGCGCGCCGGTTCTTCCCGCACCCCGGGGTCCGCTACGTCCCGATGGAGGGCCCCGGCGCGACCGTGTCGGTCGCGAGCCGCCCGGACGACCGGCGCGAGTCGGTGGCGGTGTTCCGGGCCGCCGCCCACGCCGTCGCCGCTGTGGCGCTCCCGGATCGCAACCGACTCGGGCCATGA
- a CDS encoding amidohydrolase family protein — protein MTRTLVRGGHVLTMDPVLGDLPSGDVLIEDGVIAAVAPSLPVTDAEVIDATGHLVLPGLVDTHRHTWQSLVRGICGDWTLGDYYFGIRLAISPAYTADDVRLGNRLGALDALNAGVTTLLDFSHCNNTPDHSDGAVLGLRDAGIRAAFCYGFFESSPEATRFGDHDARLADFHRIADTHFASDGLLTLGVSLSELYGLPWDRTVAELAAARERRALVVNHTGCVWGSVLTGGITELDANGLLGPDIVHVHCNALDDAEWEALVRSGGKVSISVETELNMGMGRPVFERCRRHGIAPTLSADVISLNSGDLWHEMRFGLGLTRWEATEATNLAGAMPEQVTTTAKEALAWTTVNAADALGLGDRIGSLTAGKRADLQLVGGGAIEQHPRIDPYATLLFQTTAADVRTVLVDGRVVKRDGVLTGVDLPRLTAEADTAAEAILGRVRDAGRTLPGTPPGAFEALEPVARGFRDEAVRAVAARGARV, from the coding sequence ATGACACGCACCCTCGTCCGTGGCGGGCACGTCCTGACCATGGACCCCGTCCTCGGTGACCTCCCCTCCGGCGACGTGCTGATCGAGGACGGGGTGATCGCCGCCGTGGCCCCGTCGCTGCCCGTGACCGACGCCGAGGTGATCGACGCGACCGGCCACCTCGTGCTGCCCGGGCTCGTCGACACCCACCGCCACACCTGGCAGTCGCTGGTCCGCGGCATCTGCGGCGACTGGACGCTGGGCGACTACTACTTCGGCATCCGGCTCGCGATCTCCCCGGCCTACACCGCCGACGACGTGCGGCTGGGCAACCGGCTCGGCGCCCTCGACGCGCTCAACGCCGGTGTGACGACGCTGCTCGACTTCTCCCACTGCAACAACACCCCCGACCACAGCGACGGCGCCGTCCTCGGCCTGCGCGACGCCGGGATCCGCGCCGCGTTCTGCTACGGGTTCTTCGAGAGCTCGCCGGAGGCCACCCGGTTCGGCGACCACGACGCGCGCCTCGCCGACTTCCACCGCATCGCCGACACCCACTTCGCCTCCGACGGGCTGCTGACCCTCGGCGTCTCCCTCTCCGAGCTCTACGGGCTGCCGTGGGACCGGACGGTCGCCGAGCTGGCCGCGGCCCGCGAGCGCCGCGCGCTGGTCGTCAATCACACCGGGTGCGTGTGGGGGAGCGTGCTGACCGGCGGGATCACCGAGCTCGACGCGAACGGCCTGCTCGGCCCCGACATCGTCCACGTGCACTGCAACGCGCTCGACGACGCCGAGTGGGAGGCGCTCGTGCGCAGCGGCGGGAAGGTCTCGATCTCCGTGGAGACCGAGCTGAACATGGGGATGGGTCGCCCGGTGTTCGAGCGCTGCCGCAGGCACGGGATCGCGCCGACCCTGTCGGCCGACGTCATCTCGCTCAACTCCGGCGACCTGTGGCACGAGATGCGGTTCGGGCTGGGCCTCACGCGCTGGGAGGCGACCGAGGCGACGAACCTCGCGGGTGCCATGCCGGAGCAGGTGACCACCACCGCGAAGGAGGCGCTGGCCTGGACCACCGTCAACGCCGCCGACGCGCTCGGGCTGGGCGACCGGATCGGCTCGCTGACGGCGGGCAAGCGGGCCGACCTGCAGCTCGTCGGGGGAGGGGCGATCGAGCAGCACCCGCGGATCGACCCCTACGCCACGCTGCTGTTCCAGACCACGGCCGCCGACGTCCGCACCGTGCTCGTCGACGGCCGGGTCGTCAAGCGCGACGGCGTGCTCACCGGCGTCGACCTGCCCCGGCTCACCGCGGAGGCCGACACCGCGGCGGAGGCGATCCTCGGCCGGGTCCGCGACGCGGGCCGCACGCTGCCGGGCACCCCGCCGGGGGCGTTCGAGGCGCTGGAGCCGGTGGCCCGAGGCTTCCGCGACGAGGCGGTGCGGGCGGTGGCGGCCCGCGGCGCGCGGGTGTGA
- a CDS encoding spermidine synthase, translating to MSAPVPGRSGRRSARRGTGAGPGARLLVLDRADTAIGEISLRRRHDPVADVEVFEAKLDDEFLMSSLFTVAEIELARRGLAAVEGDALDVVVGGLGLGYTAVTVLDDPRVRSVTVVEALPEVIGWHRNGLLPVSERLTGDPRVVLRCADFFAQVAGGDGLDPEAPGGRYDAVLVDIDHAPDHVLAPAHAEFYAAAGLRRLLPSLREGGVLGLWSDRPPLDVFGAVLGEVFSAERAEVVDFPNPLTGGRSSNTLYLARR from the coding sequence GTGTCCGCACCCGTGCCCGGCCGGTCCGGCCGGCGTTCGGCGCGCCGGGGGACGGGCGCGGGCCCTGGTGCCCGCCTCCTCGTGCTCGACCGGGCCGACACCGCCATCGGCGAGATCAGCCTGCGCCGCCGGCACGATCCCGTCGCCGACGTCGAGGTGTTCGAGGCGAAGCTCGACGACGAGTTCCTCATGTCCAGCCTCTTCACCGTCGCGGAGATCGAGCTCGCGCGGCGCGGCCTCGCCGCCGTCGAGGGTGACGCGCTCGACGTCGTGGTCGGGGGGCTGGGGCTCGGCTACACCGCCGTCACCGTGCTCGACGACCCGCGGGTGCGCTCGGTGACCGTGGTGGAGGCCCTGCCCGAGGTGATCGGCTGGCACCGCAACGGCCTGCTGCCCGTGTCGGAGCGGCTGACGGGTGATCCCCGGGTCGTGCTGCGGTGCGCCGACTTCTTCGCGCAGGTGGCGGGTGGCGACGGCCTCGACCCCGAGGCCCCCGGCGGCCGCTACGACGCCGTCCTGGTCGACATCGACCATGCCCCGGACCACGTGCTCGCCCCCGCCCACGCGGAGTTCTACGCCGCGGCGGGCCTGCGCCGGCTCCTGCCGTCGCTGCGCGAGGGCGGGGTGCTGGGCCTGTGGTCGGACCGCCCGCCGCTCGACGTGTTCGGAGCGGTGCTGGGCGAGGTCTTCTCCGCCGAACGGGCCGAGGTCGTCGACTTCCCCAACCCCCTCACCGGTGGGCGGTCGTCGAACACGCTCTACCTGGCGCGTCGCTGA
- a CDS encoding PaaX family transcriptional regulator gives MKARSLVFDLFGDYLRYRGGEVRLRGLVSLMGCFDVAEPTVRVVVTRLRKEGWLVSRRDGRETIYSLSDAAWALLDEGRERIFQRATGPWDGQWRMILYTVPETERALREQLRKKLSWLGFGSLSSSVWVSPHDRLRQVREAFADEASVRLDLFRSRSEGLGADQDIAGRAWDLGQLHDAYAEFLSEYRPRLTTYRSGGLQGVDALVERMRFVHDYRRFPFRDPDLPPELLPVGWPGREAHQLFVDMHGLLRGPAEACVDALLGQVSRPVQEAG, from the coding sequence ATGAAGGCCCGGTCGCTCGTCTTCGATCTCTTCGGTGACTACCTGCGCTACCGCGGTGGCGAGGTGCGGTTGCGCGGCCTGGTGTCGTTGATGGGGTGCTTCGACGTGGCGGAGCCGACCGTGCGGGTCGTCGTCACCCGCCTGCGCAAGGAGGGCTGGCTCGTCAGCCGCCGCGACGGCCGGGAGACGATCTACTCGCTCTCCGACGCGGCCTGGGCGCTGCTCGACGAGGGGCGGGAACGCATCTTCCAGCGTGCGACGGGTCCGTGGGACGGGCAGTGGCGCATGATCCTCTACACGGTCCCGGAGACCGAGCGCGCGCTCCGCGAACAGCTCCGCAAGAAGCTGTCGTGGCTCGGGTTCGGTTCGCTGTCCTCGTCGGTGTGGGTGAGTCCGCACGACCGGCTGCGTCAGGTGCGGGAGGCATTCGCCGACGAGGCGTCGGTGCGGTTGGACCTGTTCCGTTCCCGTTCGGAAGGACTCGGGGCCGACCAGGACATCGCGGGTCGCGCGTGGGACCTGGGCCAGCTGCACGATGCCTACGCGGAGTTCCTCTCCGAGTACCGGCCGCGCCTGACCACCTACCGGAGCGGTGGGCTGCAGGGTGTCGACGCGCTGGTGGAGCGCATGCGGTTCGTGCACGACTACCGCCGGTTCCCGTTCCGGGATCCGGACCTGCCTCCGGAGCTGCTCCCGGTCGGTTGGCCGGGTCGCGAGGCACACCAGCTGTTCGTCGACATGCACGGCCTTCTCCGGGGACCGGCGGAGGCGTGCGTCGACGCCCTCCTCGGACAGGTCTCGCGGCCCGTCCAGGAAGCGGGTTGA